The following proteins are co-located in the Vidua macroura isolate BioBank_ID:100142 chromosome 1, ASM2450914v1, whole genome shotgun sequence genome:
- the LOC128820937 gene encoding myosin-7 isoform X1: MPDVEMAEFGEAAPYLRKSEKERLAAQTRPFDLKKDIFVPDEKEEYVKATIVSREGSKITAETEHGKTVTVKEDQIMQQNPPKFDKIEDMAMLTFLHEPAVLYNLKDRYASWMIYTYSGLFCVTVNPYKWLPVYNAEVVAAYRGKKRSEAPPHIFSISDNAYQNMLTDRENQSILITGESGAGKTVNTKRVIQYFAVIAAIGDRGKKEAGAPGKGTLEDQIIQANPALEAFGNAKTVRNDNSSRFGKFIRIHFGATGKLASADIETYLLEKSRVIFQLKAERNYHIYYQILSNKKPELLDMMLVTNNPYDYAFISQGETTVPSIDDGEELLATDSAFDVLGFTPEEKNSIYKLTGAIMHFGNMKFKQKQREEQAEPDGTEEADKSAYLMGLNSADLLKGLCHPRVKVGNEYVTKGQNVQQVIYAVGALAKAVYEKMFNWMVTRINNSLETKQPRQYFIGVLDIAGFEIFDFNSFEQLCINFTNEKLQQFFNHHMFVLEQEEYKKEGIEWEFIDFGMDLQACIDLIEKPMGIMSILEEECMFPKATDMTFKAKLFDNHLGKSANFGKPRNIKGKQEAHFALIHYAGTVDYNIIGWLQKNKDPLNETVVGLYQKSALKLLANLFANYAGADAPVEKGKGAKKKGSSFQTVSALHRENLNKLMTNLRSTHPHFVRCIIPNETKSPGVMNNPLVMHQLRCNGVLEGIRICRKGFPNRILYGDFRQRYRILNPAAIPEGQFIDSRKGAEKLLGSLDIDHNQYKFGHTKVFFKAGLLGLLEEMRDERLARIMTRLQAQVRGFLSRQEFKKILERRDSLLVIQWNIRAFMGVKNWPWMKLYFKIKPLLKSAETEKEMQNMKEEFGRLKEALEKSEARRKELEEKMVSMLQEKNDLQLQVQAEQDNLADAEERCDQLIKNKIQLEAKVKEMTERMEDEEEMNAELTAKKRKLEDECSELKKDIDDLELSLAKVEKEKHATENKVKNLTEEMAGLDEIIVKLTKEKKALQESHQQALDDLQAEEDKVNTLTKAKVKLEQQVDDLESSLEQEKKIRMDLERAKRKLEGDLKLAQENIMDLENDKQQLDERLKKKDFELNALNARIEDEQAVAAQLQKKLKELQARIEELEEELEAERTGRAKVEKLRSDLSRELEEISERLEEAGGATSVQIELNKKREAEFQKMRRDLEEATLQHEATAAALRKKHADSVAELSEQIDNLQRVKQKLEKEKSELKLELDDVGSNMEQLIKAKANLEKMCRTMEDQMNEHRTKSEEAQRMVNDLTTQRAKLQTENGELSRQLEEKEAFINQMTRGKLTYTQQLEDLKRQLEEEVKAKNALAHALQSARHDCDLLREQYEEETEAKAELQRSLSKANSEVAQWRTKYETDAIQRTEELEEAKKKLAQRLQEAEEAVEAVNAKCSSLEKTKHRLQNEIEDLMADLERSNAAAAALDKKQRNFDKILSEWKQKFEESQVELEASQKEARSLSTELFKLKNAYEESLDHLETLKRENKNLQEEISDLTEQLGGSHKTIHELEKVRKQLDAEKLELQAALEEAEASLEHEEGKILRAQLEFNQVKADYERKLAEKDEEMEQAKRNHLRVVDSLQTSLDAETRSRNEALRLKKKMEGDLNEMEIQLSHANRVAAEAQKQVKTLQGCLKDTQLQLDDMVRVNEDLKENIAIVERRNNLLQSELEELRAVVEQTERARKLAEQELIEASERVQLLHSQNTSLINQKKKMEADISQLQTEVEEAIQECRNAEEKAKKAITDAAMMAEELKKEQDTSAHLERMKKNMEQTIKDLQMRLDEAEQLALKGGKKQLQKLEARVRELENELEAEQKRHAESVKGLRKSERRVKELSYQTEEDRKNLVRLQDLVDKLQMKVKAYKRQAEEAEEQANSNLAKFRKAQHELDEAEERADIAESQVNKLRAKSRDIGAKKGLNEE; this comes from the exons GAAGAAGGACATCTTCGTCCCTGATGAAAAGGAGGAATATGTCAAGGCCACCATTGTCAGCCGTGAGGGCTCCAAGATCACTGCGGAGACCGAACATGGCAAG ACAGTGACAGTCAAGGAGGATCAGATCATGCAGCAGAACCCTCCCAAATTTGACAAGATTGAGGACATGGCCATGCTGACTTTCCTCCACGAGCCCGCCGTCCTCTACAACCTCAAGGACCGCTACGCATCTTGGATGATCTAT ACTTACTCAGGGCTCTTCTGTGTGACTGTCAACCCCTATAAGTGGTTGCCCGTCTACAATGCTGAGGTGGTGGCTGCCTACCGGGGAAAGAAGCGGAGTGAAGCTCCACCCCACATTTTCTCCATCTCTGACAATGCCTACCAGAACATGCTAACAG ATCGGGAGAACCAATCCATCCTCATCAC CGGAGAATCCGGGGCGGGGAAGACTGTGAACACCAAGAGGGTCATCCAGTACTTTGCTGTCATCGCTGCCATCGGTGACCGTGGCAAGAAGGAGGCGGGGGCCCCAGGCAAG GGCACCCTGGAGGACCAGATCATCCAAGCCAACCCTGCCTTGGAAGCCTTTGGCAATGCCAAAACTGTCCGGAATGACAACTCATCCCGATTT GGGAAGTTTATCCGGATCCATTTTGGGGCCACTGGGAAGCTGGCATCAGCTGACATTGAGACCT ACCTCCTAGAGAAGTCCCGTGTCATCTTCCAGCTGAAGGCTGAAAGAAACTACCACATTTACTACCAGATCCTCTCCAATAagaagccagagctgctgg ataTGATGCTGGTGACCAACAACCCCTACGACTATGCCTTCATCTCCCAAGGAGAGACCACAGTTCCATCCATTGATGATGGAGAGGAGCTCCTGGCCACAGAT AGTGCCTTCGATGTCCTGGGCTTCACCCCAGAGGAGAAGAACTCCATCTATAAACTGACAGGAGCCATCATGCACTTTGGCAACATGAAGTTTAAGCAGAAACAACGGGAAGAGCAGGCAGAACCAGATGGCACAGAAG AGGCAGACAAGTCAGCTTACCTAATGGGGCTGAACTCAGCTGATCTTCTCAAGGGGTTGTGCCACCCTCGGGTCAAGGTGGGCAATGAGTATGTCACCAAGGGGCAGAATGTCCAGCAG GTGATTTATGCTGTTGGAGCCTTGGCCAAAGCCGTGTATGAGAAGATGTTCAACTGGATGGTGACCAGGATCAACAATTCACTGGAGACCAAGCAGCCACGGCAGTACTTCATTGGTGTGCTGGACATTGCTGGCTTTGAAATCTTTGAT TTCAACAGCTTTGAGCAGCTCTGCATCAACTTCACCAACgagaagctgcagcagttttTCAACCACCACATGTtcgtgctggagcaggaggaataCAAGAAGGAGGGCATTGAATGGGAGTTCATTGACTTTGGCATGGACCTCCAGGCCTGCATTGACCTCATTGAGAAG CCCATGGGGATCATGTCCATCCTGGAGGAGGAGTGCATGTTTCCCAAGGCCACAGACATGACCTTCAAGGCCAAGCTCTTTGATAATCACTTGGGCAAGTCGGCCAACTTTGGGAAGCCACGAAACATCAAGGGGAAGCAAGAGGCCCACTTTGCCCTTATCCACTATGCTGGCACGGTGGACTACAACATCATCGGGTGGCTGCAGAAGAACAAGGACCCCCTCAATGAGACAGTGGTGGGGCTCTACCAGAAATCAGCCCTGAAGCTCTTGGCCAACCTCTTTGCCAACTATGCTGGGGCTGATGCAC CCGtggagaaggggaaaggagcTAAGAAGAAAGGTTCCTCCTTTCAGACTGTCTCTGCCCTGCATCGG GAGAATCTCAACAAGTTGATGACCAACTTGCGGTCTACCCACCCTCATTTCGTCCGCTGCATCATCCCCAATGAGACCAAGTCTCCTG GTGTGATGAACAACCCCCTGGTAATGCACCAGCTTCGCTGCAATGGAGTGCTGGAAGGCATCCGTATCTGCCGCAAGGGCTTCCCCAATCGCATCCTCTATGGAGACTTTCGCCAGCG GTACCGCATCCTGAACCCTGCAGCCATCCCTGAGGGTCAGTTCATTGACAGCCGCAAGGGGGCTGAGAAGCTCCTGGGATCCCTTGATATTGACCACAACCAGTACAAATTTGGACACACCAAG GTCTTCTTCaaggctgggctgctggggctgctggaggagatgaGGGATGAGCGCCTGGCCCGGATCATGACCCGCTTGCAGGCCCAAGTCCGTGGTTTCCTGTCCCGTCAGGAGTTCAAGAAGATTCTAGAGCGCAG AGACTCATTGCTGGTGATCCAGTGGAACATCAGGGCCTTCATGGGGGTGAAGAATTGGCCTTGGATGAAGCTCTACTTTAAGATCAAGCCCTTGCTGAAGAGTGCTGAGACGGAGAAAGAGATGCAG AACATGAAAGAAGAGTTTGGGCGGCTGAAGGAGGCCTTAGAGAAGTCAGAAGCCCGGcggaaggagctggaggagaagatGGTCTCcatgctgcaggaaaaaaatgacctTCAGCTCCAAGTGCAGGCT GAGCAAGACAACCTGGCTGACGCTGAAGAGCGCTGTGACCAGCTGATCAAGAACAAGATCCAGCTGGAGGCCAAGGTGAAGGAGATGACTGAGCGGatggaggatgaggaggagatgAATGCTGAATTAACAGCAAAGAAGAGGAAGCTGGAGGATGAATGCTCAGAGCTGAAGAAAGACATTGATGACCTGGAGTTGTCATTGGCCAAGgtggaaaaggagaaacatGCCACTGAGAACAAG GTCAAGAACCTCACAGAGGAGATGGCTGGGCTGGATGAGATCATTGTCAAGCTAACGAAGGAGAAGAAGGCCCTGCAAGAATCTCACCAGCAAGCGCTGGATGacctgcaggcagaggaagaCAAGGTCAACACCTTGACAAAGGCCAAAGTCAAGCTGGAACAGCAAGTGGATGAC CTGGAGAGTTCACTGGAGCAAGAGAAGAAGATCCGGATGGACCTGGAACGAGCCAAAAGGAAGCTGGAAGGTGATTTGAAGCTGGCTCAGGAGAATATCATGGACCTGGAGAATGACAAGCAACAATTGGATGAGAGGCTGAAAAA GAAAGACTTTGAGCTCAATGCCCTCAACGCCCGAATAGAGGATGAGCAAGCAGTTGCAGCGCAGCTCCAGAAGAAGCTCAAAGAGCTTCAG GCGCGAattgaggagctggaggaggagttGGAAGCAGAGCGGACAGGCAGAGCCAAGGTGGAGAAGTTGCGCTCAGACCTGTCACGAGAGCTGGAGGAGATCAGTGAGCGGCTGGAGGAGGCAGGTGGTGCCACATCAGTGCAGATTGAGCTCAACAAGAAGAGGGAGGCAGAGTTCCAGAAGATGCGGCGGGACCTGGAAGAGGCCACGCTGCAGCATGAGGCCACGGCTGCTGCACTGCGCAAGAAGCACGCCGACAGCGTGGCCGAACTCAGCGAGCAGATTGACAACTTACAGCGCGTCAAGCAGAaactggagaaggagaagagtgAGCTCAAGCTGGAGTTGGATGATGTCGGCTCCAACATGGAGCAACTGATAAAGGCCAAG GCTAACCTGGAGAAGATGTGCCGCACCATGGAAGATCAGATGAATGAGCATCGGACCAAGTCCGAAGAGGCTCAACGCATGGTCAATGACCTCACCACTCAACGAGCCAAACTCCAGACAGAAAATG GTGAGCTCTccaggcagctggaggagaaggaagccTTCATCAACCAGATGACACGAGGGAAACTCACCTACACCCAACAGCTGGAGGACCTCAAGAGGCAGCTAGAGGAAGAAGTCAAG gctAAGAATGCACTGGCCCATGCCCTCCAATCAGCTCGGCATGACTGCGACCTTCTGAGGGAGCAGTATGAGGAGGAGACAGAGGCCAAGGCTGAGCTCCAGCGCTCACTCTCCAAGGCCAACTCTGAGGTGGCACAGTGGAGGACCAAGTATGAGACAGATGCCATCCAGCGCACTGAGGAACTGGAGGAGGCCAA GAAGAAGCTGGCGCAGCggctgcaggaggctgaggaggCAGTGGAGGCGGTCAATGCCAAGTGTTCCTCCCTGGAGAAGACCAAGCACCGGctgcaaaatgaaattgaaGATCTCATGGCAGACCTGGAGCGgtcaaatgcagcagcagctgcattgGACAAGAAGCAGAGAAACTTTGACAAG ATCTTGTCTGAGTGGAAGCAGAAGTTTGAAGAGTCACAGGTGGAGTTGGAAGCATCGCAGAAAGAGGCCAGATCCCTCAGCACTGAGCTCTTCAAGCTGAAAAACGCTTATGAGGAGTCACTTGATCACTTAGAGACtttaaagagggaaaacaagaaTCTCCAAG AGGAGATCTCGGACCTGACGGAGCAGCTGGGTGGCAGCCACAAGACCATCCATGAATTGGAGAAGGTCCGGAAGCAGCTGGATGCTGAGAAACTGGAGCTCCAAGctgcactggaagaggctgag GCCTCTCTGGAGCATGAGGAAGGAAAGATCCTGAGGGCCCAACTGGAGTTCAACCAGGTCAAGGCAGACTATGAGCGCAAGCTGGCCGAGAAGGATGAGGAGATGGAGCAGGCCAAGCGCAACCACCTGCGGGTGGTGGACTCACTGCAGACCTCTCTGGATGCTGAGACCCGGAGCCGCAATGAGGCCCTGAGGCTGAAGAAGAAGATGGAGGGTGACCTCAATGAGATGGAGATTCAGCTCAGCCATGCCAACCGCGTGGCTGCTGAAGCTCAGAAGCAAGTCAAgacactgcagggctgcctcAAG GacacccagctgcagctggatgaCATGGTACGGGTCAATGAGGACCTGAAGGAGAATATTGCCATTGTGGAGAGGAGAAACAACCTCCTCCAGTCTGAGCTGGAGGAGTTGCGGGCAGTGGTGGAACAGACTGAGAGGGCTCGCAAGTTGGCCGAGCAGGAGCTGATTGAGGCCAGCGAGAGGGTCCAGCTTCTCCACTCACAG AACACCAGCCTCATCAACCAGAAGAAGAAGATGGAGGCTGACATCTCCCAGCTGCAGACAGAGGTGGAAGAGGCCATCCAGGAGTGCAGGAATGCTGAGGAGAAAGCCAAGAAAGCCATCACTGAT GCGGCCATGatggcagaggagctgaagAAGGAGCAGGATACAAGTGCCCATCTGGAGCGGATGAAGAAGAACATGGAGCAGACCATCAAGGACCTGCAGATGAGGTTGGATGAGGCTGAGCAGTTGGCCCTCAAAGggggcaagaagcagctgcagaagctggAGGCTCGTGTGCGGGAGCTGGAGAATGAGCTGGAAGCTGAGCAGAAGCGCCATGCCGAGAGTGTCAAGGGTCTCCGCAAGTCCGAGCGTCGCGTCAAGGAGCTCAGCTACCAG ACGGAAGAGGACCGCAAGAACCTGGTCCGGCTCCAAGACCTTGTGGACAAGCTCCAAATGAAGGTCAAGGCCTACAAGCGACAGGCAGAGGAGGCG GAGGAACAGGCCAACTCCAACTTGGCCAAGTTCCGCAAGGCGCAGCACGAGCTGGATGAGGCAGAGGAGCGTGCCGACATTGCTGAGTCCCAGGTCAATAAGCTGCGGGCCAAGAGCCGCGACATTGGAGCCAAG AAGGGACTCAATGAAGAGTGA